In a genomic window of Platichthys flesus chromosome 24, fPlaFle2.1, whole genome shotgun sequence:
- the LOC133949557 gene encoding doublesex- and mab-3-related transcription factor A1-like — protein MESRLRPLGLAANPPCGLQVPPSLLRPPHLFLRACNPMLERGYPRTPKCARCRNHGVVSALKGHKRFCRWRDCVCAKCTLIAERQRVMAAQVALRRQQAQEEGEAREMRVLYSGPGIGGEAGTPQGSHVGPGVPATTSNTPTAPSFDVYGRENHKDDDKLSKFNFYNGFMGRPLFAPHSTQLNSPSAKKELSPGKDTSTTASCVEESSSPSPVFDQRPEHTESPPRSISSSDPESGSETDKPRDIYPSLERDPTDIMAKIFPHQKRDTLESIVRTCKGDIVKSIELMLTSKENKIDSDSSSVSNHPNALRPSVGLPGALGALGNKSAFSPLHIAPPAAGGESMYGLSPRLGLSPLRLAYSSAGFMSPYMSSGLMPMFPLRPPMDSYSFPGMIRDLSYLQSKEALCNTGQYARLNSDK, from the exons ATGGAGAGCAGACTCAGACCGCTCGGCCTCGCAGCGAATCCACCATGTGGCTTGCAGGTGCCCCCTTCCCTCCTGCGCCCTCCGCATCTCTTCCTCCGGGCTTGTAACCCCATGCTGGAGAGGGGATACCCGCGCACCCCAAAGTGCGCGAGATGCAGGAACCACGGCGTGGTGTCCGCGCTCAAGGGCCACAAGCGCTTCTGCCGCTGGAGAGATTGCGTGTGCGCAAAGTGCACGCTCATAGCGGAGCGGCAGCGGGTGATGGCCGCGCAGGTGGCGCTGAGGAGGCAGCAGGCCCAGGAGGAGGGCGAGGCCCGGGAGATGAGGGTTCTGTACTCCGGGCCAGGGATCGGAGGGGAAGCGGGGACCCCTCAGGGGTCACATGTGGGCCCGGGGGTGCCTGCAACAACCAGCAACACTCCAACAGCTCCCAGTTTTGATGTGTATGGAAGAGAGAACCATAAGGATG ATGACAAACTGAGCAAGTTCAACTTTTACAACGGATTCATGGGTCGACCCCTCTTTGCGCCCCACTCCACACAGCTGAACTCCCCAAGTGCCAAGAAGGAGTTGTCTCCAGGCAAAGACACCAGCACGACCGCTTCATGCGTAGAGGAGAGTTCGAGTCCATCCCCGGTGTTCGATCAGCGCCCAGAACACACGGAGAGCCCGCCGAGGTCGATCTCCTCCTCGGACCCCGAGTCAGGGAGCGAGACGGACAAACCCCGGGACATATACCCGAGCCTGGAGCGCGACCCCACCGACATAATGGCTAAGATTTTCCCGCATCAGAAGCGGGACACGCTGGAGTCTATTGTGAGAACGTGTAAAGGTGACATTGTCAAATCCATCGAGCTGATGTTGACCTCCAAAGAGAACAAGATCGACTCAGACAGCTCGTCTGTGTCTAACCACCCAAACGCGCTCAGGCCCTCTGTGGGACTGCCCGGAGCGCTCGGTGCGCTGGGGAACAAATCCGCCTTCTCCCCGCTCCACATAGCACCACCGGCCGCCGGGGGAGAGAGCATGTACGGCCTCAGCCCTCGCCTCGGCCTCAGCCCTTTACGGCTGGCCTACTCCTCTGCAGGTTTCATGTCCCCGTACATGTCATCCGGACTGATGCCTATGTTTCCACTGCGTCCGCCCATGGACTCGTATTCTTTCCCAGGCATGATCCGTGACCTTTCCTACCTGCAGAGCAAAGAGGCTCTGTGCAACACGGGCCAGTACGCACGACTGAACAGCGACAAATGA